The following are encoded in a window of uncultured Sphaerochaeta sp. genomic DNA:
- a CDS encoding glycosyltransferase family 4 protein, with the protein MQILFVNTTFGYVGGVEQHIILACDGLRERGHSCSIAYQYASGRAISEFTSHFNASYSLQSSTWEEVLDRDRPDCIYIHKWDSIQPILTAVGGRIPLIRMFHDHDIYCPRRHKYLFFSRKICTYKAGLACYLDLAFLERKQGKIAYAPILPKLRELARNRILDCVVVGSSYMRKELLRNGFSSNSIKVIPPSVHDYDKPPVPLAEKGGILYVGQLVRGKGVDTLLRAFALIRSTLTLTIVGAGNDEGFLHSLCDELGISQRVQFLGWVEHNQLGELYDEAMMVVVPSRWPEPFGMVGLEALLRQRPVIASDVGGIPDWLEDGETGLLFPVNDEASLARAIDRLAEDTQLASEMGRRGREYVLRQFSFETFITNLVDLIQERITQCS; encoded by the coding sequence ATGCAGATACTCTTCGTTAACACAACCTTCGGCTATGTTGGAGGGGTCGAGCAACATATCATCCTGGCCTGTGATGGACTTCGTGAAAGAGGCCATAGCTGCAGCATTGCATACCAGTATGCCTCAGGCAGGGCGATCAGTGAGTTCACCAGCCACTTCAATGCCTCCTACTCCCTGCAATCCTCTACCTGGGAGGAGGTGCTTGATAGGGATCGACCTGATTGTATCTACATTCATAAGTGGGACTCCATCCAACCAATCCTTACGGCCGTAGGGGGGAGGATTCCTCTCATACGCATGTTCCATGACCATGATATCTACTGCCCGAGGAGGCATAAGTATCTTTTCTTCTCCAGAAAGATCTGCACATATAAAGCAGGACTTGCTTGTTATCTTGACCTTGCATTTCTTGAGCGAAAACAGGGAAAGATAGCCTATGCTCCCATTCTTCCAAAGCTGCGTGAGTTAGCACGCAATCGAATATTGGATTGTGTGGTGGTAGGGAGCTCCTATATGCGCAAGGAGCTCCTGAGAAATGGATTTTCTTCCAACTCCATCAAGGTGATACCTCCCTCGGTACATGACTATGATAAGCCTCCCGTACCCCTTGCCGAAAAAGGGGGAATACTGTACGTAGGACAACTGGTACGAGGTAAGGGCGTGGACACATTATTGAGAGCCTTTGCCTTGATTCGTAGTACGCTTACACTTACCATTGTGGGTGCTGGTAATGATGAGGGGTTCCTTCACTCCCTCTGTGATGAGCTGGGTATTTCCCAACGTGTACAGTTCCTGGGTTGGGTGGAGCATAACCAGCTTGGAGAGCTGTATGATGAGGCTATGATGGTTGTTGTTCCCTCCAGATGGCCTGAGCCGTTTGGTATGGTTGGCTTGGAAGCACTGTTGCGTCAACGTCCTGTAATAGCTTCAGATGTTGGGGGAATCCCTGATTGGTTGGAGGATGGGGAGACAGGCCTGCTCTTCCCTGTGAATGATGAGGCGTCTCTTGCCCGTGCAATCGATCGCCTTGCTGAGGACACCCAGCTTGCCAGCGAAATGGGCAGGAGAGGAAGAGAGTACGTGCTTAGGCAGTTTTCCTTCGAGACATTCATAACTAACCTTGTAGACCTTATACAGGAGAGGATTACACAATGTTCATAG
- a CDS encoding glycosyltransferase family 1 protein yields the protein MFIGIPTFGTDHGKSGIGSYLRELLVRFDALMEDSGYTFELVGPKEDADYYLNGLKHIGWYAVEDADKNPIHNFFWNQAKLPPLVRQRGYDLVFFPAANRRLSGRLNCPTVGTVHDLAVLHIKEKYDFVHSFFNRKILPHLIRRLDHVLTVSEFSKNDIMRFVAVQDEKITVTHLAADQNRFKPPVDLQAVREDIAKRFGYDKPYLLYISRLEHPGKNHVNLIKAFSLARDAMDEPFLLVLPGPDKERAEEIHEEAARSPYAKDIRFPGFVDWDDIPLLYQGASLFVLPSRFEGFGLPVLEAMASATPVVTSDAASLVEIGGPQTPRFHPDDYQGLATLLLDLLQDREKQESLVKANLAWAASFSWERTTALTLQSFQTTYSTYERRH from the coding sequence ATGTTCATAGGTATTCCAACATTTGGAACTGACCATGGGAAATCAGGGATTGGTAGCTATCTACGGGAGCTCCTGGTGCGCTTTGATGCCCTGATGGAGGATAGTGGATACACTTTTGAGTTGGTTGGCCCCAAAGAGGATGCCGATTACTATCTGAATGGACTGAAGCATATCGGATGGTATGCAGTGGAAGATGCCGATAAGAATCCCATCCATAACTTTTTCTGGAATCAGGCAAAGTTGCCTCCCTTGGTGCGTCAACGTGGCTATGACCTTGTGTTTTTTCCTGCCGCAAACCGGCGCCTCAGTGGTCGACTGAACTGCCCGACCGTGGGTACCGTACACGACCTAGCGGTATTGCACATCAAGGAGAAGTACGATTTCGTCCACTCCTTTTTCAATCGCAAGATTCTCCCTCACCTGATCAGGCGTCTTGACCATGTCCTGACGGTGAGTGAATTCTCCAAAAATGACATCATGCGTTTTGTAGCCGTACAGGATGAGAAGATCACCGTAACCCACCTTGCTGCAGACCAGAATAGGTTCAAGCCACCTGTAGACCTGCAAGCTGTACGAGAAGATATCGCGAAGCGATTCGGCTATGACAAACCCTACCTCCTCTATATCTCTCGGCTTGAGCATCCAGGAAAGAATCATGTCAACCTGATCAAGGCCTTCTCCTTGGCAAGGGATGCCATGGATGAGCCCTTCCTGTTGGTACTCCCTGGTCCTGACAAGGAACGTGCCGAAGAGATACACGAAGAAGCAGCACGTTCACCCTATGCCAAGGATATACGCTTCCCAGGTTTTGTTGATTGGGATGATATTCCTCTATTGTATCAAGGTGCCTCGTTGTTTGTTCTTCCTTCCCGATTTGAGGGCTTTGGTCTTCCCGTCCTGGAGGCTATGGCATCAGCAACCCCAGTAGTCACGAGTGATGCTGCATCATTGGTCGAGATCGGTGGACCGCAAACCCCACGCTTTCATCCTGATGATTACCAAGGTCTGGCAACCCTTCTGTTGGATTTGCTCCAAGACAGAGAAAAACAGGAGTCCCTGGTTAAGGCGAACCTTGCCTGGGCAGCTTCTTTTTCTTGGGAGCGGACAACAGCATTAACCCTTCAGTCATTTCAAACCACGTATTCTACCTATGAAAGGAGGCATTGA